From the genome of Astatotilapia calliptera chromosome 3, fAstCal1.2, whole genome shotgun sequence:
AttacagaaaacaaactgaagcaaaattaagAGAAACTCTATATTTGTTTCTTTATCAGTACCTGTGAGAAGACTGTTCATACTGTGTTGTTCTCTCTGCAAAGTTTTCTATCAGTAAATCTCAGAGAGACAAAGTAAACATTTACCGTCAGGTCCCAAGCTACTGCTAAAGATACTGTTACTGTGCCACGTGCATATCTTTGGAAATAATGAATTAGGTGGCAAAATCTgagaattaaaatcagttaattAACTAAAAAGATAGAAAACAAGTAGAAAACCAAATTGAAAGGAAATATGTGTCGGTGTGTCTCCTCCTGTGATAAACCTCCACATGTACCactgaaaacagttaaattagTTTGAATCAGAAATCAGGGCTCAAACTACTTGTTCTGAgaccatttcttcatttttcacacCAAACTGTTTGTAGCTGTCGcattgaaatgtaattattatgtAATTGCAATGTTCAACATTTGGTGTTTAATCTGGATTCATGTTGTGTTGTCGCCACCTACTGGTGGGCCTGAGTGTGACGCTTTGTGGTGCGCGTGCTTTGGGGTGATGCTCAATTAAACGCACATGTCACCAGAGACTGAAGGCTCGAGCCAGAAAGAGAATGCTGGCTTGTGTAAAAGGTGGAAATATTGAAGATATGGACTACAATTGCTCATGGATGTTCAGTAGAAAGGCGCAAACAGTGTGTTGGTGCGTttactttgtgtgcatgttttatttGAGTTGTAATTTTTGTTCTCCTGATGTAATATCCGTGTTTTTCATTGATCATTTCACCATAGTTTTTCACGGTGTTTGCTGgtgaaaagaagattaaaatacTGGCTGAACATCAGTTGGAGCATGGCCCTTCATTCTACTTCgaacatgaaaaaccttcaggAGCAGTTACACTGTTTAATAAGACAAACGTTACAGAGTTCATCAAATATAACTAACGCTTTAACATGATCAGGATTTCATAATACAAACTCCAACaggaaaacagctgcagaacatgtggatcaaaatgaattcattaaaaaaacaacatgtggaCTTCAAGGACTAAATACACTAAAGTGAAAGGAGGAGCAAAAATTAGAGGTTTAACAGAATTTGAATTAAGTAAAAGTAGTCACCTGTGATCTTTAAAATGGTCctgatgtgtgctgctgtttataaCTTTCAACATTTCTTTGCTGCCACTGTGAATATGAATGTGGTCTTTGcctaattaaataaatgttacactgactcactgcttcATGTTCTGGTACAAACTGGCATTATATGAAAGTACAGCCCAAAACCAGTTTagcttgagtttcttttttctggacATAAAGTCACAGCAGGTGTTGTTTCAAAGCTGGTGGAcagatttagttcattttggaGGTTTTAAGAGCAACTGCTGTGAAAATATTTGTAGTTTTGGAAGAAAATGATTTATGATGAATGAAGGATTGAAATTTAACTTAGGTaacactagagctgggcgatagaacgataacgatatgtatcgcgatataacttttactcgatagagaaattaagctatcgcgatagacctcgccgctcttgtcctcaaaaaaaaaaaaaaaaaaaaaaaaaaaaaaaaaaaaaggtcagccaatccaaattaagtagcgcagagccgaaccaatcacagccgcagcgtcacgtcgcgtgacttgttacgtacagcacaagtgccaagccgcacgtgtgtttgtttgggaagcagccagcgggtaatggaggaaatgagtgtgccgactagaaaaatcaaccgagcgtgaccgaagagaaaacagatgatggttccaacgccggagagattgtcgaacggaagagccacagaagttccgtagtgtgaagctatttcggctatttcaagtctgacaaaaaacagagtagcgtgcactgtaaatgtgccgaaagcaagtctggaaatacaataaaccggtgcatgcgtcacactgtgcgccacgttattgtttcggtgaaatggatttctacaatactgttactgttaattctactctctgcagtgtttaaatgcttacatatacacacagttactgtccctccacacatacgactcggttctgcttctatgccccagctttgtttactttttcccaccgaggcttctagacttctgattggccaatatttctgcacggttaggaatctagcgccacctgctgctttggcatgttcatagcagcgttttccttcatttctgcctttatgtgtggacgggattattttttaaaacgaaaacggaaaatctccgttttcaaaaatacccgtgtacgtgtggacgtagcctcagtctctgactggaagcgctaattcgtcattcggcttttgtcagactaaagtaactgttaaaactgtttgaaaagctcagctatacaacaaggagagattgagaatttccttttagttctcagtttatttgatattgacaaaagttagtcagttttgtctgttcttctgtaaaacaaactaagatttatttttagaattaatattttgtttctaagtggaattgacaatttagtctgtttcgtttgttctattttgaaacttaaacgctttagtggctgccttttgtgtagtttgcaatatttgcctttatttatctgaaaaggtctcatgttccttaagtacatctaccctgttgaacttattatgggaaataaatatttaaataaaaacaagctgctgattatttcacattttacttgtgagcaacggcacatttaaatcttacaaatatagttatttggcttatatcgtgatagatatcgttatcgcctgaaatgaaaaaaacatatcgtgatatgaaaaaatctcatatcgcccagctctaggtaACACATAAAATGAATACAACTACTAAACACTACTGTGTCCTAAGGAAACAAAGACTAAAATGTAACAGGGATAACATTTTAGAGAATTAAAATCcctcaaaggaaaaataataaacttgaTATGCATATCTATACATGCAGCTTCCTAAATGTAACATTCAGGATTATTCACTGCAGGTCCAGAAATCAGAGCTCCCTCATCAGATCCAAGTTTGGCATCAGCTGACACTCTTTACAGGAGAttccatctgaactctgtggagcctgatctcaaggtttttaagtctgagcctgaaaccagaagaggatttttctctctcttcagattCATTGTGATCCAGTGTTAAGAAATatactctaaaacacttcttcagtaaagactcagagaagagaaacacacagaacttcttgctagcaagggcagtctCCAGAACTGAGACTCGCACTGAGAAactgccctggtctttatttatacttcagggagcgtttgttccttacattggaatgtggaggtgtgtgtgtgtgtgtgtatgtggggggggggggggggggggggggttcagagTGTGgccccataaacgacttcccttaacctgctggtctggaaaatccaacagttcatctatatgtaaaaaagcatttaaactgacatagctacgttaatcctaccgtaaaacaataagacaaggtacgacctctcccatgctcctaggatgtgggggtgaacaCCCTAGAATGTTACAGaactcctaggatgagacattctttcaatatgccaccaactatatacttctacacacaaatgattacatgcagcattctaccatatgcaaacttatatcattgAAAGACTATACTGACTACCAAGCACAATTTTCCTATTAACatccagtgatttcagtcctgcatgatcaggctgatgtttgcacagagcagataatgaagtgaatgtttttgcacattggtaacagtgaaacagtttatttacagcgtgggatcgtttgtgttcgGAGTATGAACTGACATTCCTGAAACTCTTGTCACACTTGTCACAGCTGAAGTTcacttccatgtgtgtacgttcatCTTTGTTACCTGATTGTGAcaagcttttgtcacagtgtctgcacttgtatggtgtctctcctgtgtggattcCCTTATGCTTTTTCATTGAGCTCACGtccagtggtgaaggatgacccacactggtcacagatgTGCTTTTTGACCCCACTGTGGAAGAGGTCATGTATTTTAATGTACTTGGTGTGTGGAagcctctcccacattctttgcagtagttcattttgtctccagtgtggctACGTTGATGTGGTTTTTGGTCCCGTTGATGATTagaagtttttccacaaagatcacagagaaactctttcccaccaccacagtgacgacAGGGTTGAGAAATGGATCCATGTGCGTCGCTCcacttctaaacaaagacattgtAAGTCAGGGAATTCCTTCAACGTTTTTATtctgaacgtcgcctgaaataaaaaGCATCTCTGCCAAtgtccaattacattttactgtttacattacAACACTCAGCttactgaaagaaaatgagTCTTCATTTTTCCAAAGAGTTCATTCAGTATAACTCCATAAATTTACTGATCAGACTTGTTCCAAACAATCAGGTTAAAATTACAAGATAAAaaactacactcaacaaaaatataaatgcaacaccTTTGTTTCTGCTCCGATTTGACATGGGATGGACATAAAGACCTAAAAGTCACTCAGATACACAATATTACCATCTTCATCTTTGTTACTATGACCTGATTGTGACcagcttttgtcacagtgtctgcacttgtatggtgtctctcctgtgtggattcCCTTATGACTGCTCTCTGGGGGGGTTTAAGTGTTAAATCCACTGTGAATgatttggtgtctttttaagtttccagccttggtaaaagcctttccacacaactcacagctgtaaggtttaaatccactgtggatgatttGGTGTGTTCTTAAGGTTTGtgccagggtaaaagactttccacacaagtcacagctataaggtttaaatccactgtggatgatttggtgtctttttaagtctccagcctgggtaaaagactttccacacaagtcacagctataaggtttaaatccactgtggatgatttggtgtctttttaagtctccagcctgggtaaaagactttccacacaagtcacaactgtacgctttaactccactgtggatgagttggtgagtttttaagcccccagcctgggtaaaagactttccacacaactcacagctgtaaggtttaactccactgtggatgacttggtgagtttttaagcccccagcctgggtaaaagactttccacaaaactcacagctgtaaggtttaaatccactgtggatgagttggtgtgtttctAAGTGTCCAGCCaaggtaaaagactttccacacaactcacaactgtacgctttaactccactgtggatgagttggtgagtttttaagcccccagcctgggtaaaagactttccacacaactcacagctgtaaggtttaactccactgtggatgagttggtgagtttttaagcccccagcctgggtaaaagactttccacaaaactcacagctgtaaggtttaactccactgtggatgagttggtgtgtttttaagtgtccagccaaggtaaaagactttccacaaaactcacagctgtaaggtttaactccactgtgagtgagttggtgtgtttttaaggtttGAGCCAgtgtaaaagactttccacacaagtcacaactgtacgctttaactccactgtggatgatttGGTGTTGTTTTAAGTGTCCAGCCAGGGTAAATTCCTtcccacactcatcacagctgtaggttttctctccctttcttctgtgaggtttgtcagcctcctgagagcgctgacttctcgctccatgttggtcctgcagtgacagagatacaaagacaggcagtgagtgaaatgcagtcgtggaacaaactgaaattgGTGGAATCAGACatgacaaaaaaacacattgttgGTGTGTTACCACCACCTTCTGGTGATAGTATCACATTACAATGATGTCCTACAATGAGAGTTGTACAAAATGACAATATTGAAGAAATATTGATCATCAAAGAATCTATATAACTTCAGAAAATTTTTTCAGTTCAACTGATGATATTGTGGTTTCAATGTGTGTAGAGAAAATAagatctttgtattttcttgcaACTTCTGTGGTTTTTGGTTGTGAATGTAGATTCTGTATATATGGAGGAGCCCAGGATGGAAAAGATAAAGCTGCTGTTAACAGGTTTTTAAAAACCGACCAGCTGTACACACAGTTTCAATAACAGTGTAACTATGATGTTCTTCTCACCTTTTGTGTTGAAgacattgtttcctctgtagtggctgagctgagtccaaatggctgaaattgttcctctgctgcaccaccagactcttctcctcctgttactcagctgggacacaaaaagtatatatatgtgtattttaTCCCTGACAAAAAGAAGCAGATCAAATAAACATGACTAaactcctcagtgacaacaatacctttGAAGCTTCAAGGTGAAACCCCAGAAgcaactacaaaaagaaagtcatCAGTTGCCTACAAGAACTTGAAAGGGAAAAACCCCTGACCCCCCTGCAGATCACcacctttacccaggggatgctaCACCCTGTATATATGGACTTCCATAGATCCACAAAGACGGAGTCCCGATCAGTCTCAATGGTAGCAGTATAAACTCAGCCACCTACAACATTTCAAGCACCTCATTACCATCCTAGCGCCCCTAGGATGGTAATGGTTGAAATGTAAtgaggtttttaaaaaacatttcgaAACTCACTCTGTTAATGTGGAATTCtaaaattattttacaaatggagaatttatttatttatcaaaatttatcaaaataataattttgatttactcatgaaagtggccactttcatgagtaaatcatataagtttttactatttcttttccatatgggttgtaTCTGCTTGACGCATGAGGGGGCATCATAAATAATACCGTGATGCTATAAAAACAACTGCTTGTGTATTATTGGGCGGAGATTGACGctgagtgtgtgacagtgttCATCCCCCCACACGTGTGtttattaaaatcatcgtttgtcCCAACCCTCCTGGACAAGTGTTGTGATTTTGAATCCCTCCTGTATTCCTCCTCAATATTTGAACGCTTAACAGTGTCCACGTCACACAGCTCCATGGATTTTGGATTATCTTCTCTGCTcaaggggaggaggtggagaaagaATCTATTCGGGTCCAGCTATGTCGGATTATTGCTGCCAACCTGTTTTTTGTGGAGCGCTTATCGGAGCATCACAAAGACTTTTTTTGGCTACAACTGGAGGAGTTTCCCATTCACCGTCAAAGCAGCAAGCCCCTCAACATGCAGACTGGATCACTCCAGCCCCTGTGTGATGCAGCTCTCCCTACACCAGCTACAGGAATTAAAGTTGGCGTGTTGAGCCTCCCGCCTGTCTCCAGGTCCATGTCGACGCAGCAGCAGACAAGTGCTGCATTTTCCTTGACACAACCAGTGGCTGCTTCTAGCACCACATTCACCTCAGCCATGACAGCGCCAGCTTCCACAACCGTGGCTTCCAGGAGGAGGCGGTGTCCACGTCATCACCGCGGCTTACAGCAGCATGAGGTGGGTGACTGTGTTCCGCGTGTTTTTTCTAAGGAGGAAgctaaaatcaacacagatttGCTAGTTCATTGGCCCGGTTATGAAGAGACTGTTCATGTTCATGAAAGGACTAAGACTGACAAGTTACTGCCCAAGTCTTCCACAGAACATCTTATCCCTTTGCACAATTATCTAGCATCTCTGTGTATTGATCATGCCACAACCCATGCTTCTAAGAAGTCAGGCTTCGAGACTGTTTTCACTGGAGATGCTAGCCGTGAGGCTCAGCAAAGCCCCTGTGGGACTGAGACCCAGGCCAGGTTGGATCCAGAGGCTGATTTGGAGGACTAACTTTGCTCCGGACCTCCCGAAGAGCCTGTTTCTGCTTCCATGGGGGTCACTGAGCAGTTTGTGTAGACTCTTCTAGTgtctgctgggggttcaggCGAACCACCCCAGCACTCCACAGCTCCCGCTCCGCCATCAGTTCCTGCTGAGTGCTCTGGAGAGCCCGCCCTGCCGTCTGTGGTTGCCATGCCGTCACCTGCCATGCCTCAGCCAGAGGTTTTCGCACCTGCTCGCCCTGCCACGCCAGCTGGATGTTCAGCCGAGCCCATCCAGCATCCTGCCATTGTAGCAGATGTGAAATGGTCGACTGCGTTGTGACAACAGACACGGACTGGCTGGAAACAGGGTTTATTCCTATAAAACAGAGTGCAGCAGCAAAATCAGTGTCACACAGCGGCAGCAGGCTTCTCCTCACCCAGTGTGGAGTCCGTACAGCTCTGCTTGCAtcatataaaagaaaatacaacttatcaaaataataattttcacaACCGCCACTTCAAAATCAAATATTACAGTGGGGTAAAACAGAGACAATTATGGAATCACTAACAATAACGTATAACATTCAAATTCCCATTAAAATAGGTCAATTGCATAATACATATTCAAACAACTTTTTAACTCTTCCCAACATGGCTGAAGATACTGCTCAGAGCACAGCCTCGGGACATGAGCTCAttatacacataaaacaaaaactacacatttacacataccTATAAAACAGAGTGCAGCAGCAAAATCAGTGTCACACAGCGGCAGCAGGCTTCTCCTCACCCTGTTTAACACAAGTCAGTTCCACACAAACGGATGATACAACAGATAAAGCGCAGTTCCAAATATCATTTTTCTCACTCAAAGCGATTGAAAACACTTTGAGAGCTTTTAACCCTAGGAGCCAATACTTAACAAAGACAAATACACCGAATTTTTATGGATAATTtagtacagggagaagagctaCAGAAAGCGTgcctcaccagtgtggagtccgTACAGCTCTGGCTAGGAAACCCCACACCCGCAATGTGGCCGCAGGTGGCGTTACACTGATTAATGTCCCACTTCAACAATAACACACGGAACCTTAGTTCcacaaaaataaagttcacacaATAAAAAAGTATAACCTATGTACAATACAGTTTTGAGAATGTTCACAATTCGTACATTATATCTCAGCTACACCATGACAGCTAGAGGTTCAGCTGAGCCCGTCCAGCATCCCGCAGCTTCCACGTCTGGTTCTGTCTTGTTACTGATCAAAAAATCGTAAAGTGAGCTTCTCCACATTACAGTGGGCACTGGAGAACATCATCTATGTGGGACACGATTAGATAGTAAGTCCTAAGTCCCTTGTCTAAAAGGATTCAGCAAGGTAATCCATTCTAAATtcttcttgatgcatgctcaatcatccaggtaagtaaatcttgaaaagttgattctgttcatctggacgtagcgttttcagtgggagaaacgtttcgtcactcatccaagtgacttcttcagtctcagctgactgcaggtttccccaatcttataaacagtaactagaaccactgaaggaacaatgggctggtaggtcagttccttcatcataattatgtaaattctcatgaccactgatcaatggccatgagtaccattcacagagagttggagaATGGCtgtaatcacagcattgtaagatggcaaaagatgtcCCCTTAGTCCCCCTCCGCGATTCAGGGATGGTCTTTCCCTTCTCATGTAGATGGCCTCATTGACGCCACGCTCAAACtggcgttcctccctgtccaggatgtgtacatcctcatcagtgaaagagtgtccactggcctgtaggtgttgTGGAGGCAGATTTTTCTtctcatgtattaatcacatatttaatcatATCACATTAGTTATAGAAATATCACTCTCACTTTACTATAGTAAGAGCACTGAGCTCAGCAGTACAGCCGGGATCCAGGTTTTGattgcatgatttttttttcctctttcagaaaTATGGAACAGAAAACATGGAGTATGAAGTGTGTAGAAACTGAGGAATGCAGTAAAgagaagtgtgtttgtgtgtgtctgtaagaaGTGATGGAAAGAGATGTGTTAAAATGTGGATAGAAGAATAAGAGAGGGAAAGTGTTATTGAgcagtgatgaaaatgatattatAAGTGTCTCAGTCTGTTATTACAGGTGACTACGGAACTGGATCAATGTCCACCACGGCATAGCAGCcagaacaaaatatatattaacaatgcttggtgcatgaactccactactactgagagtcactgctcacctaatgcagagtttttaatggtcaaatgcagaccttattatctccccagagaactcacttcgatcatactcactgccgtgtatataccccccgacgctaatgctaggttggccatgaaagaactttctgcagccattaacaaacaccagaataaacaccccaaggctgcttttattgttgctggcgacttcaaccacaccaacttaaagacagtcctccccagattccaccaacatgtctcctgccacaccagaggagacaagactttagaccatgtgtattccaacctggctggagcctacaaagccacacccctcccccacattggacaatcggaccatctctccttgttcctcacacctaggtattcaccactcatccaacgtgtgaaacctgctgtgaagacaattaaagtgtggccagaggggacagaggcagtgctccaggacagatttaaaaacacagactggaatatgttcacccacacagacctggaccagtacgcctcatctgtactggattacatctccgaaaccacagacagtgtcaccacccagaaacggatcaccatgtaccccaaccagaagccttggatgaaccgggatgttcgtctcctcctgaaggcccgcaaccccgcctttaggtcaggagatgcacacgcctacagcacagccagggctaatctaaagaagggcatcaaaaaagccaaacaccattacaaaaagaaggtagaagaacacttctccaactccaacccccgacgcatgtggcaaggactccagaccattacagactacaggaccaccaaaccctcccccgcatcctctgatgtctcctttcTCAACGaattcaacaacttttatgctcgttttgagcgagggaaccccacaaccacaaccaaagcagacatgacgccagacaaccaacctctgactctctcccccaccgatgtaggagcggtgctgagcaggatcaatgtccacaaggctgcaggtcctgatgacatccccgggcgtgttctcagagcgtgttctggggagcttgcaggagtgctcacagacatattcaatctctccttggcccacgctgtggtaccggcctgcttcaaatccacctccatcgtcccgatacccaaaaactccaacccatcttgcctcaatgactagtagcactcacccccatcatcactaagtgcttagagcagctggtcctagcacacttcaaattcTGTCTCCCCCACACCCTGGACcaccaccaattcgcataccgccagaacaggagcacagaggatgcagtctccatcgcactgcactctgtcctctcacacctggacaacaacaacacctacgccagaatgctgtttatagacttcagttcagcattcaatacaatccacccctcacaactcatcaggaaactgacagatctgggcatcagttccctcatctgcaaatggttactggacttcctgaccaaccgcccccaacatgtccggctggataaccactgctcatctaccatcacaatgaccacaaggctgtgtgatgagccctttctcacctggacgaccaactgctccaagctggtcaagaaggctcaccagcgcctcttcttcttgaggactctgaggaagaaccacctgtcctcagtagggatgggtatcgaaaaccagttcttgttgagaaccggttcccactgtttcaattccttggaatcgtttgccatttttgcaaacgattcccttatcgattccagtcgccccgaatgacgtcaccacgttgcggagcgtcatttacctggcaggaaacacggcgcctaagcggctcaaacgctcaaaagtttgattatactttatgagaaccgatgacaacagggcaacttgcaaagtagatatttcatttaagggaggaaacactacgaatatgcaaaagcatttgctcacaaaacacgcgatgacacgcatttttaattccgctccggactcgtgactctcaacccagcagcagcgctaacgtttgcacgtcctctcccgttaatgcggcaggtaaataatcaactaacagtgcatattatgttagcgcaatctgccttattacaagacctgccattactgtacatgtaggtgaccatgatgagagagacagacagagtctggctggcgctcgctggcagttctcgctgcagtctaccggtagcgtctcctttcaggccaggatagacgaatgtcaccgagcagtgactaagtttgtggtcaaaggcttgaacccatttgccacagcagatgccccgattttaggtaagtgaatgtgtttaattgtgggcagggacattactggatattcttgtgtaattgccacagaacaatttatgttatactttgttattgctacagaagaatatttattttattattttacatttacaatttttttccttggggtccctgtgacaccccattgaagagccgtaggctggatctcttaagatctcactgttgggtttgtaaggccatgttactcctaaatttctatcttgttcaaagagaagatataaaacaaagttctaagtgttctcctttaaaaaaaaaaaaaaaaaaagaatcgataagagaatcgataaagaatcgaatcgctaaacagaatcgaaaatggaatcggaatcgttaaaatcttatcaatacccatccctagtcctcagacatcctggtgaacttctatcgttgcaccatcgagagcatcctgaccaactgtataacagtctggtacgggaactgctctgcctcggaccg
Proteins encoded in this window:
- the LOC113010980 gene encoding zinc finger protein 492-like; translation: LKTHQLIHSGVKPYSCEFCGKSFTQAGGLKTHQLIHSGVKPYSCELCGKSFTQAGGLKTHQVIHSGVKPYSCELCGKSFTQAGGLKTHQLIHSGVKAYSCDLCGKSFTQAGDLKRHQIIHSGFKPYSCDLCGKSFTQAGDLKRHQIIHSGFKPYSCDLCGKSFTLAQTLRTHQIIHSGFKPYSCELCGKAFTKAGNLKRHQIIHSGFNT